Proteins encoded within one genomic window of Triticum aestivum cultivar Chinese Spring chromosome 2D, IWGSC CS RefSeq v2.1, whole genome shotgun sequence:
- the LOC100192164 gene encoding peroxidase-like codes for MAMGSASCISLVVLVALATAASGQLSSTFYDTSCPRALATIKSGVAAAVSSDPRMGASLLRLHFHDCFVQGCDASVLLSGMEQNAGPNVGSLRGFSVIDSIKTQLESICKQTVSCADILTVAARDSVVALGGPSWTVPLGRRDSTTASASLANSDLPGPGSSRSQLEAAFLKKNLNTVDMVALSGAHTIGKAQCSNFRNRIYGGDTNINTAFATSLKANCPQSGGNSNLANLDTTTPNAFDNAYYTNLLSQKGLLHSDQVLFNNDTTDNTVRNFASNAAAFSSAFTTAMIKMGNIAPLTGTQGQIRLSCSKVNS; via the exons ATGGCCATGGGTTCTGCTTCTTGCATTTCTCTGGTGGTGCTCGTGGCTCTGGccacggcggcgtcggggcagctgTCATCGACGTTCTACGACACGTCGTGCCCCAGGGCTCTGGCCACCATCAAGAGCGGCGTGGCGGCCGCCGTGAGCAGCGACCCCCGCATGGGTGCCTCCCTGCTCAGGCTGCACTTCCACGACTGCTTTGTCCAA GGCTGTGATGCATCTGTTCTGCTGTCTGGCATGGAACAAAACGCGGGTCCGAACGTGGGGTCGCTGAGGGGCTTCAGCGTCATCGACAGCATCAAGACCCAGCTGGAGAGTATATGCAAGCAGaccgtctcctgcgccgacatcctcaccgtcgccgcccgcgACTCCGTTGTTGCC CTTGGAGGGCCGTCATGGACTGTTCCACTCGGGAGACGGGACTCCACCACCGCAAGCGCCTCGCTGGCGAACAGTGACCTCCCTGGCCCAGGCTCTAGCCGGTCACAGCTCGAGGCTGCGTTCCTCAAGAAGAACCTTAACACGGTCGACATGGTCGCGCTCTCAGGCGCGCACACCATCGGGAAGGCCCAGTGCTCCAACTTCCGGAATCGGATCTACGGCGGTGACACCAACATCAACACTGCCTTCGCCACGTCTCTCAAGGCCAACTGCCCCCAGTCCGGCGGCAACAGCAACCTGGCGAACCTGGACACAACGACGCCCAACGCGTTCGACAACGCCTACTACACCAACCTCCTGTCACAGAAAGGGCTCCTGCACTCGGACCAGGTGCTCTTCAATAACGACACCACCGACAACACCGTCCGCAACTTCGCGTCCAACGCCGCGGCCTTCAGCAGCGCCTTCACGACGGCCATGATTAAGATGGGAAACATCGCGCCGCTCACCGGGACGCAGGGCCAGATCAGGCTCAGCTGCTCCAAGGTGAACTCGTGA
- the LOC123048713 gene encoding heat shock 70 kDa protein BIP5-like has protein sequence MARRAAEALLVLGFLFLPLTASSFLVPESPRRSGETGDEVLGIALGATHSCIAAVHRDGSIKIVPDDQGNRVTPGWVAFTDDGERLVGEAARNQYAANPNRTIYGAKRLLGRRFSDADLQRDVETLPYAVVDREGMPYVRVDDVRTLRPEEITAAVFADMMDRAAAHLGRKVTRAVLTVPAHYTDAQLYATKEAGILAGLDALRLGRREEHAGVRPRRQHARRRRAHLDEGVFETMASRSDAHLGGDDFDRRLADYFVELVQRKHGWDVTGDGSAMQRLLRECERAKRALSDQHHVLVELKALLDGVDLSETLTRELFEELNQDLFLKTMAPLKKALADAELEKRDIHDVVLVGGSSRIPMVQQLVKDYFDGKEPVNVDGINPDEAVAYGAAVQGSYLAGHHDDDDKVFWGIVDVPQPAIGIEAADGAMVKLIRRDAGYPAKGMDVITTYWNKRTTVAIKVYEGDRSEVKDNRLLCQLDLSEIPPASIWNWGRRDIEVTIQVDEAGTIHAGATDKASGKTAKTSYGYHHRRMSQEEFDAMMREMDEFARDGKARLEAYVHSIKETLVAAGGMELEEKKRGEVEGEVMAVSKWLDGNTYTAEEGDYEKKLSELQGVCDPVISAMQTRLGDDLDDYEDEL, from the exons ATGGCTCGTCGTGCTGCGGAGGCACTGCTCGTCCTCGGGTTCCTCTTCCTACCCCTCACGGCGTCGAGCTTCCTCGTCCCAGAGAGCCCGCGCCGGTCCGGCGAGActggcgacgaggtgctcggcatCGCACTCGGCGCAACCCACTCGTGCATTGCCGCCGTACACCGGGACGGCTCCATAAAGATCGTCCCCGACGACCAGGGCAACCGCGTCACCCCCGGGTGGGTCGCCTTCACCGACGACGGCGAGAGGCTCGTCGGCGAGGCCGCCAGGAACCAGTACGCCGCCAACCCGAACCGCACCATCTATGGCGCCAAGCGACTCCTGGGACGGCGGTTCAGCGACGCCGACCTGCAGCGGGACGTGGAGACCTTGCCGTACGCCGTCGTCGACCGGGAAGGGATGCCGTACGTCAGGGTGGACGACGTGCGGACGCTCAGACCCGAGGAGATCACGGCCGCGGTGTTCGCAGACATGATGGACAGGGCGGCGGCCCACCTGGGCAGGAAGGTCACACGGGCGGTGCTCACCGTCCCCGCCCACTACACCGACGCGCAGCTGTATGCTACCAAGGAGGCCGGCATTCTCGCCGGCCTCGACGCCCTCCGCTTG GGGCGACGCGAGGAACATGCTGGTGTTCGACCTCGGCGGCAGCACGCTCGACGTCGCCGTGCTCACCTCGATGAAGGCGTGTTCGAGACCATGGCGAGCCGCAGCGACGCCCACCTCGGCGGCGACGACTTCGACCGCCGACTCGCGGACTACTTCGTCGAGCTGGTCCAGCGCAAGCACGGCTGGGACGTCACCGGCGACGGCAGCGCGATGCAGAGGCTGCTGCGGGAGTGCGAGCGCGCCAAACGGGCGCTGAGCGATCAGCACCATGTGCTCGTGGAGCTCAAGGCGCTGTTGGACGGCGTGGACCTGTCGGAAACGCTCACGAGGGAGCTGTTCGAGGAGCTCAACCAAGACCTCTTCTTGAAGACGATGGCCCCGTTGAAGAAGGCCCTGGCGGACGCCGAGCTGGAGAAGCGAGACATCCACGATGTCGTCctcgtgggcggcagcagcaggATCCCCATGGTGCAGCAGCTTGTCAAGGACTACTTCGACGGCAAGGAGCCCGTCAACGTCGACGGGATCAACCCTGACGAGGCCGTCGCCTACGGGGCCGCCGTTCAGGGGAGCTATCTGGCTGGACACCATGACGACGACGACAAGGTGTTTTGGG GGATAGTTGACGTGCCGCAGCCCGCTATTGGCATCGAAGCCGCCGACGGGGCAATGGTGAAGCTGATCCGGAGGGATGCCGGCTACCCGGCGAAGGGGATGGATGTCATCACCACTTATTGGAACAAGCGGACCACCGTTGCAATCAAGGTGTATGAGGGCGACAGAAGCGAGGTCAAGGATAACAGACTCCTCTGCCAGCTTGACCTCTCTGAAATCCCACCTGCAAG TATATGGAACTGGGGAAGGCGGGATATCGAGGTGACCATCCAGGTGGACGAGGCGGGCACGATCCATGCCGGGGCGACGGACAAGGCCTCCGGCAAGACGGCCAAGACCAGCTATGGTTATCATCATCGCCGGATGAGTCAGGAAGAGTTCGACGCTATGATGCGTGAAATGGACGAGTTCGCCAGGGACGGCAAAGCTAGGCTGGAGGCCTACGTGCACAGCATCAAGGAGACCCTTGTCGCCGCTGGTGGCATGGAGctggaggagaagaagaggggggaggtGGAGGGTGAGGTGATGGCGGTGAGCAAGTGGCTCGACGGAAACACATACACCGCCGAGGAGGGCGACTATGAGAAGAAGCTCAGTGAGTTGCAGGGCGTGTGCGACCCCGTCATCTCGGCCATGCAAACAAGGTTGGGAGATGACCTCGATGACTACGAGGATGAGCTTTAG